tttagaacaccttaaatttttaatcctttctttacaGGTTACCTAGACCACgtctgattaagaaaactgtagaaagttagtACCTGCCACAAGCAAACACCAGGCGGCGGCACGTGTCGATTTTCAGCAGAGTCCTGCTTTGTGGGTCTCCGCTCACACTCGCTGGAATCCGTCGCGGCAGAGTTTAGTCCACAGGTCGCTTCTCCCCGTCTTTCTTTGGAACCTCTTCAgcgttcttacagaattttttacggTCCTTAGAGTATTCTTCAGCTAGGTCAGCCCGAAGTGGGTGCTCGGGCTGGGGGTCGTTCACCAGTGCTGTGAGGGACTGGATTATTTGGCCGGTTCTGGttgctggcttccagttttcagcaCTAATTCCTGGCAGACAGACCTGCCCCTTTTCATCGATGTTCGGGCaatagatctttgttttaaatgtgatcttCGGTGGTTTGAGTGGGTACTCTGCTGGAAAGTTGATTTCGATTCTCAAAGCCCCCTTATCATATGGAGGGTTTTCAGGAACAATAAGCCCTCGccaagtcaataaattagcttcatcaaCCTGGATGTTACGGAAGTCTTTCATTCCACATTGGTGGATTTCTTCAAGc
The DNA window shown above is from Neomonachus schauinslandi unplaced genomic scaffold, ASM220157v2 HiC_scaffold_5375, whole genome shotgun sequence and carries:
- the LOC123323997 gene encoding ubiquitin-conjugating enzyme E2 L3-like, with the translated sequence SKIVASRRLMKELEEIHQCGMKDFRNIQVDEANLLTWRGLIVPENPPYDKGALRIEINFPAEYPLKPPKITFKTKIYCPNIDEKGQVCLPGISAENWKPATRTGQIIQSLTALVNDPQPEHPLRADLAEEYSKDRKKFCKNAEEVPKKDGEKRPVD